The Abditibacteriota bacterium genome includes a window with the following:
- a CDS encoding serine acetyltransferase produces MGEYIRSDCFRYTGGCSAGSLVKCYLTNKTFRWQVAFRLCHGAGPVKYLGYLLWLVNQTRHDIQMSIHVSCGYGLYIGHAGPITVNRTAVLGHNCSLSQYTTIGSNHDNAAVIGDNVYIGPNVCLVENVHIGDNSVIGAGSVVTKDIPANCTAAGNYAKVLHYDKPNTDMLNPWPVKDS; encoded by the coding sequence ATGGGGGAATATATCCGGAGCGACTGCTTCAGATATACTGGAGGCTGCTCTGCGGGGAGTCTGGTGAAGTGCTATCTCACCAACAAGACCTTCAGGTGGCAGGTGGCCTTCAGGCTGTGTCACGGGGCGGGCCCTGTCAAATATCTGGGCTATCTGCTGTGGCTGGTGAATCAGACCAGGCATGACATACAGATGAGCATCCACGTGAGCTGCGGCTACGGCCTGTATATAGGCCACGCAGGCCCCATCACCGTCAACCGCACCGCCGTCCTGGGCCACAACTGCAGCCTGTCCCAATACACCACCATAGGCTCCAACCACGACAACGCGGCGGTCATAGGCGACAACGTGTATATAGGGCCCAACGTGTGCCTGGTGGAAAACGTGCATATAGGCGACAACTCGGTCATAGGCGCAGGCAGCGTGGTGACCAAGGACATACCTGCCAACTGCACGGCCGCCGGCAACTACGCCAAGGTGCTGCACTATGACAAGCCCAACACGGACATGCTGAACCCGTGGCCGGTGAAGGACTCATAA
- a CDS encoding S-layer homology domain-containing protein — protein sequence MKKITLVLILVTLSLACAAGVFKDVPVGHWAYDDVQLLADLGVITGYPEGTFDGSKTLSRYEFATAVAKALPLLKDDETLGFATAYDLEKLLPKSEAAPVTPGPVVSGYLTTEALDAVRRLCAEFDEELAVFNFSREELTEDIASLSKRLAELEKSQQKIKIKGHAMFYADGIVSGDNRIYDSDDFMVTKSRRHQSFIKDIELDLDAKINDRLTLVTSTILGDYLAKSAGDQELYDSDSTITPYYFYLSQEEPWGNVRVGRQPFQINQYIFNHDDPNLFIELPRLWDADYVTEGVTYTGSLGRFDARAWLVRPVYDWNDKILVSPYYVPFRIKGPVTGIGGGELGYTFSKGLRVSALYTDFLARNRRITHSDNTRYYGGTVSIPIGYGGDMTLNGVWYQQDQNGDLTWYTKKKPTLWVAKVLYRNKKFVIDAGYKSVDPYYAGIAYNIGSDNSKGWYVKLKLLDLAKFGFDFKLEQYRVKYPGAYSNYNDIYDWPTFGKGAAASLDGSHKYNMRSEYAVTPKDTVFLDYETIRRYDGASKSDQVTLGWKKKVSEGVEVIVKYRYIHKDVFSRINKAHMLAGQVGVDF from the coding sequence ATGAAAAAGATCACTCTGGTCCTGATACTTGTGACCCTTTCCCTCGCCTGCGCCGCAGGCGTGTTCAAGGACGTCCCGGTGGGACACTGGGCCTATGACGACGTTCAGCTGCTGGCTGATCTGGGAGTCATCACCGGCTATCCCGAAGGGACCTTTGACGGCAGCAAGACCCTGTCCAGATACGAGTTTGCCACAGCGGTAGCCAAGGCGCTCCCTCTCCTGAAGGATGACGAGACCCTGGGCTTTGCCACGGCCTACGATCTGGAAAAGCTCCTGCCCAAGTCGGAGGCGGCCCCCGTCACCCCCGGGCCTGTGGTCTCCGGCTACCTCACCACCGAGGCGCTGGACGCCGTCAGGCGCCTGTGCGCCGAGTTTGACGAGGAGCTGGCCGTGTTCAACTTCAGCCGCGAAGAGCTCACGGAGGACATAGCCTCCCTCTCCAAGAGGCTGGCCGAGCTGGAAAAGAGCCAGCAAAAGATCAAGATCAAGGGCCACGCCATGTTTTACGCCGACGGCATAGTCTCCGGCGACAACAGGATATACGACAGCGACGACTTTATGGTGACCAAGTCCAGGCGCCACCAGTCCTTCATCAAGGACATAGAGCTGGATCTGGACGCTAAGATAAACGACAGGCTCACCCTGGTCACCAGCACCATACTGGGGGACTATCTGGCCAAGTCGGCGGGCGATCAGGAGCTGTATGATTCAGACAGCACCATCACCCCATACTATTTCTACCTCTCCCAGGAGGAGCCCTGGGGCAACGTGCGGGTAGGCCGTCAGCCCTTCCAGATCAACCAGTACATATTCAACCACGACGACCCCAACCTGTTCATCGAGCTGCCCCGTCTGTGGGACGCCGATTACGTCACCGAGGGCGTCACCTACACCGGCAGTCTGGGCCGCTTTGACGCCCGGGCCTGGCTGGTGCGGCCCGTGTATGACTGGAACGACAAGATCCTCGTCAGCCCTTACTACGTGCCCTTCCGCATCAAGGGCCCCGTCACCGGCATAGGCGGCGGCGAGCTGGGCTACACCTTCAGCAAGGGCCTCCGGGTGTCCGCCCTCTACACGGACTTTCTGGCCCGCAACAGGCGCATCACCCATTCCGACAACACCCGCTACTACGGCGGCACCGTCAGCATCCCCATAGGCTACGGGGGCGATATGACCCTCAACGGCGTCTGGTATCAGCAGGACCAGAACGGCGACCTGACCTGGTACACCAAGAAAAAGCCCACCCTGTGGGTGGCCAAGGTGCTCTACAGAAACAAGAAGTTTGTCATAGACGCAGGCTACAAGTCCGTGGACCCCTACTATGCCGGCATAGCCTACAACATAGGCTCCGACAACAGCAAGGGCTGGTACGTGAAGCTGAAGCTGCTGGACCTGGCCAAGTTCGGCTTTGACTTCAAGCTGGAGCAGTACAGAGTCAAGTATCCGGGGGCCTACTCCAACTACAACGACATCTACGACTGGCCCACCTTCGGCAAGGGCGCCGCGGCGTCTCTGGACGGCTCCCACAAATACAACATGAGGTCCGAGTACGCAGTGACTCCCAAGGACACTGTGTTCCTGGACTATGAGACCATCCGCCGCTATGACGGCGCCTCCAAGTCCGACCAGGTGACCCTGGGCTGGAAGAAAAAGGTGTCCGAGGGCGTGGAAGTCATCGTCAAATACAGATACATCCACAAGGACGTATTTTCCAGGATCAACAAGGCCCATATGCTGGCCGGTCAGGTGGGCGTGGACTTCTGA
- a CDS encoding glycosyltransferase family 2 protein yields the protein MNDKPPVSVIINTFNGAECVSGAVNSVLGQDYPDVEIIVVDDNGLGSEKQQATRAALADYIDSGRITYLPNEQNIGDPASKNAGLAISRGEYIAFLDDDDEYPDPTKLTKCVETLAALDDSWGAVYTAIEVRWPGLTMHFNTRQMPSGDILYDLLIHSIYINPSNVVVKRKAILDVGGYDTAYKRHVDWGYHAMLASKYKFAYLPIIGGIHNNQNPRFVAYTDANKRMEQLGFYVKRTSRFTEHLPHETRLVIACVNVMLMNQLKNAPYSKCRSLMAGWGFTLTPRAYLRAMVVFLKIKYDRYYKA from the coding sequence ATGAACGACAAGCCACCGGTATCTGTGATCATCAACACCTTCAACGGAGCGGAATGCGTCTCCGGCGCAGTAAACAGCGTGCTCGGGCAGGACTATCCCGACGTGGAGATCATAGTAGTGGACGACAACGGCCTGGGCTCCGAGAAGCAGCAGGCCACCCGGGCTGCCCTGGCAGACTACATAGACAGCGGCAGGATCACCTATCTTCCCAACGAGCAAAATATAGGCGACCCCGCCTCCAAGAACGCGGGTCTGGCCATCTCCCGGGGGGAATACATAGCCTTTCTGGACGACGATGACGAATATCCCGACCCCACCAAGCTCACCAAGTGCGTGGAGACTCTGGCGGCTCTGGACGACTCCTGGGGAGCGGTCTATACCGCCATAGAGGTGCGCTGGCCCGGGCTGACCATGCATTTCAACACCCGACAGATGCCTTCGGGAGACATACTCTACGATCTGCTGATACACAGCATATACATCAACCCCTCCAACGTGGTGGTGAAGCGCAAGGCCATCCTGGACGTGGGAGGCTACGACACAGCCTACAAGCGCCACGTGGACTGGGGCTATCACGCCATGCTGGCGTCCAAATACAAGTTTGCCTATCTGCCCATTATAGGCGGCATACACAACAATCAGAACCCCAGGTTCGTGGCTTACACGGACGCCAACAAAAGGATGGAGCAGCTGGGCTTTTACGTGAAGCGGACCTCCCGCTTCACCGAGCATCTGCCCCACGAGACCCGGCTGGTCATAGCCTGCGTCAACGTCATGCTGATGAACCAGCTGAAAAATGCGCCCTATTCCAAGTGCCGCTCCCTGATGGCGGGATGGGGCTTCACCCTGACCCCCCGGGCATACCTGCGGGCCATGGTGGTGTTTCTGAAGATCAAATACGACAGATACTACAAGGCATGA
- a CDS encoding glycosyltransferase family 2 protein: MTSTSTPAISVILCVYNGEQYIGETLRSLARQTFGLPWELVVIDDCSTDGTPEILARWQEQLPCMRVFRNERNLRLQASLNRALEKAAGKYMVRIDADDVCRRDRLEKQYEYMESHPDIAVSSCRCMFLREGRRFAAVTGQEYSAGYTMARLLLTVPLFHPGVIARMDRVREHGYSVAHTCTEDLKLWTDIAAAGHKIAVQKDYLLLYRLHPGQITANTSDKQKEERRGIMKDFLARTLGYTETDSASYTDHLYFCSDFSDGSFLEEYKKLLRANRRSGFFDGLSLRRVLVEHLNELRRKREISSGLFCKGVLTLGIYAFVYETLFVRRCRREDAALIDAAHKLFEEE; encoded by the coding sequence ATGACATCAACATCCACACCCGCTATCAGCGTGATACTCTGCGTGTACAACGGAGAACAGTATATAGGCGAGACTCTCCGGAGCCTGGCCCGGCAGACCTTCGGTCTCCCCTGGGAGCTGGTGGTCATAGACGACTGCTCCACCGACGGCACCCCGGAGATACTGGCCCGCTGGCAGGAGCAGCTGCCCTGCATGCGCGTCTTCCGCAACGAGCGCAACCTGCGGCTCCAGGCCTCCCTGAACAGGGCTCTGGAAAAGGCCGCCGGCAAATATATGGTGCGCATAGACGCGGACGACGTCTGCCGCCGGGACAGGCTGGAGAAGCAATACGAATATATGGAGAGCCACCCGGACATAGCCGTCAGCAGCTGCCGCTGCATGTTCCTGCGGGAGGGCCGCCGCTTTGCCGCGGTCACAGGCCAGGAATACAGCGCCGGCTACACCATGGCCAGGCTGCTCCTGACGGTGCCCCTGTTCCATCCGGGCGTCATAGCCCGCATGGACCGGGTCAGGGAGCACGGCTACAGCGTGGCCCACACCTGCACCGAGGACCTGAAGCTGTGGACGGACATAGCGGCAGCGGGACACAAGATAGCGGTCCAGAAGGACTACCTGCTGCTCTACAGGCTCCATCCGGGCCAGATCACCGCCAACACCTCCGACAAGCAAAAGGAGGAAAGGCGGGGCATCATGAAGGACTTTCTCGCCCGGACCCTGGGCTACACGGAGACAGACTCCGCGAGCTACACAGACCACCTGTATTTTTGCAGCGATTTTTCGGACGGCAGCTTTTTGGAGGAGTACAAAAAGCTCCTCCGGGCCAACCGCCGCTCGGGCTTTTTTGACGGGCTTTCCCTGCGCAGAGTCCTTGTGGAGCACCTGAACGAGCTGAGGCGGAAGCGGGAGATATCCTCCGGGCTCTTCTGCAAGGGAGTCCTTACGCTGGGTATATACGCCTTTGTCTATGAGACTCTGTTCGTCCGCCGCTGCAGACGGGAGGACGCGGCTCTCATAGACGCGGCCCACAAGCTATTTGAGGAAGAGTGA
- a CDS encoding glycosyltransferase: protein MTKVLVFLPSLWSGGGEKIAVDIAGSLQGEELDFLIVTYLHFEDTPAALLARKYGLRTVCLHKKPGFDPGIWVRLEKVIREYRPDVIHAHLKVMQYLLPPLMRTRVKKCLYTVHNLAEKDATGYMRYINLFGFKCCKVIPVAISDTCRQSLKAFYGVEGPCIYNGIDTGRYARREPYSALPDSPVRFLAVGRLGSQKNYPLMLRAFADARRDCPAADLTIIGAGELEQELRDLAGALGLEDCVRLAGVTDKVEEYMGRSHVYLMSSSYEGLPLVVLEAMSAGLPVVSTRAGGVIDIVRDGENGLLCGTEDQKGLTEAIVRMAGDRELRERISANNLRDSRQYDIGVCAGKYRELYLAD, encoded by the coding sequence ATGACAAAGGTACTGGTGTTCCTGCCGTCCCTGTGGTCCGGCGGAGGCGAAAAGATAGCCGTGGATATAGCGGGCTCCCTGCAGGGGGAAGAGCTGGACTTTCTCATAGTCACCTATCTGCACTTTGAGGACACTCCCGCCGCCCTGCTGGCCCGGAAATACGGCCTGCGGACCGTGTGCCTCCACAAAAAGCCCGGCTTCGACCCGGGTATATGGGTCAGGCTGGAGAAGGTCATCCGGGAATACAGGCCGGACGTGATACACGCTCATCTGAAGGTGATGCAGTATCTGCTGCCGCCCCTGATGCGCACCCGGGTAAAAAAATGCCTGTACACGGTGCACAACCTGGCGGAAAAAGACGCCACGGGCTACATGAGATACATCAATCTCTTCGGCTTCAAATGCTGCAAGGTGATACCGGTGGCCATCTCCGACACCTGCCGGCAGTCCCTCAAAGCCTTTTACGGCGTGGAGGGCCCCTGCATCTACAACGGCATAGACACCGGGAGATACGCCCGCCGGGAGCCCTATAGCGCCCTTCCGGACAGCCCCGTCCGTTTTCTGGCGGTGGGCAGGCTGGGCAGCCAGAAAAATTATCCTCTCATGCTCCGGGCCTTTGCGGATGCCCGCAGGGACTGTCCCGCCGCGGACCTGACCATCATAGGCGCCGGGGAGCTGGAGCAGGAGCTCAGGGACCTGGCGGGGGCTCTGGGGCTGGAGGACTGCGTCCGCCTGGCGGGAGTCACGGACAAGGTGGAAGAATATATGGGCCGGTCCCACGTGTATCTCATGTCCTCCTCCTACGAGGGGCTTCCTCTGGTGGTCCTGGAGGCCATGAGCGCCGGCCTGCCGGTGGTCAGCACCCGGGCGGGAGGCGTCATAGACATAGTGCGGGACGGCGAGAACGGCCTGCTGTGCGGCACGGAGGACCAAAAGGGCCTCACCGAGGCCATCGTCAGGATGGCCGGAGACCGGGAGCTGCGAGAGCGCATATCCGCCAACAATCTGCGGGACTCCCGACAGTATGACATAGGCGTGTGCGCCGGCAAATACAGGGAGCTGTATCTGGCAGACTGA
- a CDS encoding EAL domain-containing protein, which yields MDKLMAAALFIVAFSALVYYAIKLINISLRTDLPYGKLMTRTALRRLYDDYNNYDFLTTPVLYINIFTHRLQTENTYNQIAQVHNYLENEVAKALNPRDFLGACSIDSHNFVLVASRENKRLEEFAIEFATRDTKANLLRRSINLLDIHIGQYTPVNSNVSFDDAVDKARRASLYARNIDARFAVGRYELLQNAFDTEEMKKNLEDFIDQNKFFTIIQPYVSAGDNRVVGAEALTRLRISPDMPVTMPSKFLSAVNSEHLYEKFDFYVFNKCCEWISCRQDRFKELPPISCNFSRITLSAGNFVDRFFETTAKFGVRPENLIIEINEEVPETSVEVMSKNINTLYEAGYPVYLDDFGIGSTSLTDLKKLNISVVKMDRSFVTDLIMKKNRVIFSSLVELAHSLDMKVLVEGIETQEQKEFAESMGVDIIQGFYFFKPISVEEYDLVLEKQIEPAG from the coding sequence ATGGATAAGCTCATGGCAGCGGCGCTCTTCATCGTCGCATTCAGCGCGCTGGTGTATTACGCCATCAAACTCATCAACATTTCTTTGCGTACGGATCTGCCTTACGGCAAGCTCATGACCCGTACCGCCCTGCGCCGTCTGTATGATGATTACAACAACTATGACTTTCTGACCACGCCGGTGCTGTATATCAACATCTTCACCCACCGGCTCCAGACCGAGAACACCTACAACCAGATCGCGCAGGTGCACAACTATCTGGAGAACGAGGTGGCCAAGGCCCTGAACCCCAGAGATTTTCTGGGAGCCTGCAGCATCGACAGCCACAACTTCGTGCTGGTGGCCTCCCGGGAAAACAAGCGTCTGGAGGAGTTTGCCATAGAGTTTGCCACCAGGGACACCAAGGCCAACCTGCTGCGCAGGTCCATCAACCTGCTGGACATACACATAGGCCAGTACACCCCCGTCAACAGCAACGTGAGCTTTGACGACGCGGTGGACAAGGCCCGCCGGGCCTCTCTCTACGCCCGAAACATAGACGCCCGGTTTGCCGTAGGCCGCTACGAGCTGCTGCAAAACGCCTTTGACACCGAGGAGATGAAGAAGAATCTGGAAGACTTCATCGACCAGAACAAGTTCTTTACCATCATCCAGCCCTACGTGTCCGCCGGCGACAACCGGGTGGTGGGCGCCGAGGCCCTCACCAGGCTCCGGATATCCCCGGATATGCCGGTGACCATGCCCAGCAAGTTCCTCAGCGCCGTCAACAGCGAGCACCTCTACGAAAAGTTTGACTTTTACGTGTTCAACAAGTGCTGTGAGTGGATCAGCTGCCGCCAGGACCGCTTCAAGGAGCTGCCCCCCATCAGCTGCAACTTCAGCCGCATCACCCTGTCGGCAGGCAATTTTGTCGACCGGTTCTTTGAGACCACCGCCAAGTTCGGTGTCCGGCCCGAAAACCTCATCATAGAGATCAACGAGGAGGTGCCGGAGACCAGCGTGGAGGTCATGAGCAAGAACATCAACACCCTGTACGAAGCGGGCTACCCGGTGTATCTGGACGACTTCGGCATAGGCTCCACCTCCCTGACCGACCTGAAGAAGCTGAATATCAGCGTGGTAAAGATGGACCGGTCCTTCGTCACCGACCTCATCATGAAGAAGAACCGGGTGATCTTCTCCAGCCTGGTGGAGCTGGCCCACTCCCTGGATATGAAGGTGCTGGTGGAGGGCATAGAGACCCAGGAACAAAAGGAATTTGCCGAGTCCATGGGCGTGGACATCATACAGGGCTTCTATTTCTTCAAGCCCATCAGCGTGGAGGAATACGACCTGGTACTCGAAAAGCAGATAGAGCCCGCCGGCTAA
- a CDS encoding glycosyltransferase family 2 protein produces the protein MLFSVIIPIYNTEPWLRECLDSVLAQTCGDYEAILVDDGSPDRSGEICEEYAARDSRFRVIHKPNGGLVSARKAGLREARGEYVINLDSDDMIRPGLLEDARTIADRYRQPDVISFALTDDRESSVEKEPHEPGLYNKEDIARAILPRVLLDERGGRILHYLCGKAIKREMQARWQFSVPDNVSFGEDTCCTTPIYFDAESVFVSHEVRYVYRKRGDSESTLFKTTRFEQLENSVRYLASLRAPEGTGFGEQLARYVMMTCFIFIIMYANNGEPGYLPKIAAYLKGDTLRPWLKKAAFSGFSLKTRIIMSCLRSGNAAGAYMLYKSVEDIKRLLKGKR, from the coding sequence ATGCTGTTCTCGGTCATCATCCCCATATACAACACGGAGCCCTGGCTCCGGGAGTGTCTGGACAGCGTGCTGGCCCAGACCTGCGGAGACTATGAGGCCATCCTGGTGGACGACGGCTCCCCGGACCGCTCCGGCGAGATCTGCGAGGAATACGCCGCCCGGGACAGCCGCTTCAGAGTGATACACAAGCCCAACGGCGGGCTGGTGTCCGCCAGAAAGGCGGGGCTCCGGGAGGCCCGGGGCGAATACGTCATCAATCTGGACAGCGACGACATGATACGGCCCGGCCTGCTGGAGGATGCCCGGACCATCGCGGACCGGTACCGGCAGCCCGACGTCATCTCCTTTGCCCTCACGGACGACAGGGAGAGCTCGGTGGAAAAGGAGCCCCACGAGCCGGGGCTGTATAATAAGGAAGACATAGCCCGCGCCATACTCCCCCGGGTGCTTCTGGACGAGAGGGGCGGCAGGATACTCCACTATCTCTGCGGCAAGGCCATCAAGAGGGAGATGCAGGCCCGGTGGCAGTTTTCCGTGCCGGACAACGTGTCCTTCGGAGAGGACACCTGCTGCACTACGCCCATATATTTTGACGCGGAGTCCGTCTTCGTCAGCCATGAGGTCCGCTACGTGTACCGCAAGCGGGGCGACTCCGAATCCACCCTGTTCAAGACCACCCGTTTTGAACAGCTGGAAAACTCCGTGAGGTATCTGGCCTCTCTCCGGGCTCCGGAGGGGACCGGCTTCGGGGAGCAGCTGGCCCGCTACGTCATGATGACCTGCTTCATCTTCATCATCATGTACGCCAACAACGGCGAGCCCGGCTATCTGCCTAAGATAGCCGCCTATCTGAAGGGAGACACCCTGAGACCCTGGCTCAAAAAGGCGGCCTTCAGCGGCTTTTCCCTGAAGACCCGCATCATCATGAGCTGCCTGAGATCGGGCAACGCCGCCGGCGCGTATATGCTGTACAAGTCCGTCGAGGACATAAAAAGACTATTAAAGGGCAAGAGATAA
- a CDS encoding response regulator yields the protein MNKDSILIVDDNELQADLFSEAMEDSYDHILTAGDGVEALELIDRHLDRLAMVLLDINMPRMNGIEVLERLNEKGILEELPVLMISGEEDAASITSCFRYPIADYIPKKIDFTVMRKRVQNIADLFWLKNHLQETVDAQTEELRQKAERLAAINECTIELLGNVVEARNKESGEHVRRVRNLTRELAVEYRRLYPESGLTEEKIELIATGSVLHDLGKIMIPDNVLLKPGKLTDEEFELMKTHSEQGARLLEQAAGLWDEEYGNVCREICLYHHERADGRGYPCGLKEDEIPISAQLTSLADVYDALTSDRCYRKAFDRETAWQMITEGKCGCFSEKLMNCFKYLKNK from the coding sequence ATGAACAAAGACTCTATTCTCATAGTCGACGACAACGAGCTGCAGGCAGACCTGTTCAGCGAGGCAATGGAGGACAGCTATGACCACATCCTCACCGCCGGAGACGGCGTCGAGGCTCTGGAGCTCATAGACCGGCACCTGGACCGTCTGGCCATGGTGCTCCTGGACATCAATATGCCCCGCATGAACGGCATAGAGGTGCTGGAGCGGCTGAACGAGAAGGGTATTCTGGAGGAGCTGCCGGTGCTGATGATCAGCGGAGAAGAGGATGCCGCCAGCATCACCAGCTGCTTCCGCTACCCCATCGCCGACTATATCCCCAAAAAGATAGACTTTACGGTCATGAGAAAGAGAGTCCAGAACATAGCGGACCTCTTTTGGCTGAAAAACCATCTGCAGGAGACCGTGGACGCCCAGACCGAAGAGCTGAGGCAAAAGGCGGAGCGGCTGGCAGCCATCAACGAGTGCACCATAGAGCTGCTGGGCAACGTGGTGGAAGCCCGCAACAAGGAGAGCGGCGAGCACGTCAGGAGAGTGAGGAACCTCACCCGGGAGCTGGCTGTGGAATACAGGCGTCTGTATCCCGAGTCGGGCCTCACCGAGGAGAAGATAGAGCTCATAGCCACGGGCAGCGTGCTCCACGACCTGGGCAAGATCATGATACCCGACAACGTGCTGCTGAAGCCGGGCAAGCTCACGGACGAAGAGTTCGAGCTGATGAAGACCCATTCGGAGCAGGGCGCCAGGCTGCTGGAGCAGGCCGCGGGCCTGTGGGACGAGGAATACGGCAACGTGTGCAGGGAGATATGCCTGTATCACCACGAAAGAGCGGACGGCCGGGGCTACCCCTGCGGCCTGAAGGAAGACGAGATACCCATCTCCGCCCAGCTCACCAGTCTGGCGGACGTGTATGACGCTCTCACCAGCGACCGCTGCTACCGCAAGGCCTTTGACAGGGAGACTGCCTGGCAGATGATCACCGAAGGCAAGTGCGGCTGCTTCTCCGAAAAGCTGATGAACTGCTTCAAATATCTGAAAAACAAATGA
- a CDS encoding glycosyltransferase, with protein MINKFLYPRGGADIYMLKLGARLSELGHTVEYFGMADPQNTVTNSWGEYTRNMDFRGKSLDRFAYPFRIIYSGEAKARLRKVLWLFRPDVVHMNNINFQLTPSVIDACHDAGVPVIQTVHDFQIICPNHMLYNLQEQAICERCVRGSKWNCARYKCIHESLVKSIIGSLEAQLYLKKDTYRKVYRYICPSRFMEKMLLEGRPDLAGKTCAIHNFIELPDADDGAKEPYVVMACRLSQEKGIAAVREAALKLPHVRFKIAGSGPEEDLLKGLPNVELMGFMSGKPLLSLIGRAACMLVPSIWYENCPLTILEAHSLGTPVITAGFGGMAELVEDGVTGKHIDPVTGDTLAAAIDELMSDPDRLAAMARSCREKRESMITIDKYLDMLLDIFREAMEGKA; from the coding sequence ATGATCAATAAGTTCCTCTACCCACGGGGCGGAGCGGACATCTATATGCTGAAGCTGGGGGCCAGGCTCTCGGAGCTGGGCCACACGGTGGAATACTTCGGCATGGCCGATCCTCAGAACACGGTGACCAACTCCTGGGGCGAATACACCCGCAATATGGATTTCCGGGGCAAGAGCTTGGACCGGTTTGCCTATCCCTTCAGGATCATATATTCCGGCGAAGCCAAGGCCCGTCTCCGGAAGGTGCTCTGGCTCTTCCGGCCGGACGTGGTCCACATGAACAACATCAACTTTCAGCTGACTCCCTCCGTGATAGACGCCTGTCACGACGCGGGAGTCCCGGTGATACAGACGGTCCACGATTTTCAGATCATCTGCCCGAACCACATGCTCTACAACCTGCAGGAGCAGGCCATCTGCGAGCGGTGCGTCCGGGGCAGCAAGTGGAACTGCGCCCGCTACAAATGCATCCACGAGTCTCTCGTCAAGAGCATCATCGGCTCTCTGGAAGCCCAGCTCTACCTGAAAAAGGACACCTACCGCAAGGTGTACAGGTATATATGCCCCAGCCGCTTCATGGAAAAGATGCTCCTTGAGGGGCGTCCGGACCTTGCGGGCAAGACCTGCGCCATCCACAACTTTATAGAGCTGCCCGACGCTGATGACGGCGCCAAGGAGCCCTACGTGGTCATGGCCTGCCGGCTGAGCCAGGAAAAGGGCATCGCCGCCGTGAGAGAGGCGGCCCTGAAGCTGCCCCACGTCCGCTTTAAGATAGCGGGCTCCGGGCCCGAGGAAGACCTGCTGAAGGGCCTGCCCAACGTGGAGCTTATGGGCTTTATGTCCGGCAAGCCTCTCCTCAGCCTCATAGGCCGGGCCGCCTGCATGCTGGTGCCCTCCATATGGTATGAGAATTGTCCTCTCACCATACTGGAAGCCCATTCTCTGGGGACTCCGGTGATCACCGCCGGCTTCGGAGGCATGGCGGAGCTGGTGGAGGACGGCGTCACCGGCAAGCATATAGATCCCGTGACGGGAGACACTCTGGCCGCGGCCATAGACGAGCTCATGTCCGATCCGGACCGGCTGGCCGCCATGGCCCGGAGCTGCCGTGAAAAGAGAGAGAGCATGATCACCATCGACAAGTATCTGGACATGCTGCTGGATATATTCAGGGAAGCCATGGAGGGGAAGGCCTGA
- a CDS encoding Hpt domain-containing protein, giving the protein MNIQEFYTAVDGNYQEALGRLMDDARIVRFVKKFALNTDFAEFETCLAQKDYAEAFRHIHSVKGMSANLSMTRLFKSSDVLCEALRHGEPTVDVTPMVEEVKKDMETVLAAIAALD; this is encoded by the coding sequence ATGAACATACAGGAGTTCTACACTGCCGTTGACGGCAACTACCAGGAGGCCCTGGGCCGCCTGATGGACGACGCCAGGATAGTCAGATTTGTCAAAAAGTTCGCTCTGAACACGGACTTTGCCGAGTTTGAGACCTGCCTCGCCCAGAAGGACTATGCCGAAGCCTTTCGCCACATACACTCGGTCAAGGGCATGAGCGCCAATCTGTCCATGACCCGGCTCTTCAAGTCCTCGGACGTATTGTGCGAGGCCCTGAGACACGGGGAGCCCACGGTGGACGTGACGCCCATGGTGGAGGAAGTAAAAAAGGACATGGAGACTGTGCTTGCTGCAATAGCAGCGCTGGACTAA